One Aegilops tauschii subsp. strangulata cultivar AL8/78 chromosome 7, Aet v6.0, whole genome shotgun sequence genomic window carries:
- the LOC109746230 gene encoding uncharacterized protein, whose protein sequence is MPGLLAYSGAGLGLLALAALEALQPRLPRLPLLPRRLSAPPHHRGLLAALLSALCLLSALLSAHHLALPTLAASALFLLHSLAPFAFAPLAAPPPPPLLDLLLAAAFGQELLLFAHRRPSTAAGIENRYFDLFLVPVAVCLGATLLAAHRPGAAPPRLARAAGLALQGTWMLQMGFSFFTDAIAAGCALHAQSRADYTIKCRTHEDYHRARSVATLQFNGHLALLVLAGAATYATVIARGNGSPPSGYRMLDKEVQMEGMPLTSQFTLDSDEEKEDEGITTAEPQVANGVNSHQQISVQTPDDPK, encoded by the coding sequence ATGCCGGGGCTCCTCGCCTACTCGGGCGCCGGGCTGGGCCTCCTGGCGCTGGCGGCGCTCGAGGCCCTCCAGCCGCGCCTCCCGCggctcccgctcctcccgcgccgcctctCCGCGCCGCCGCACCACCGGGGCCTCCTCGCCGCGCTGCTCTCCGCGCTCTGCCTCCTCTCCGCGCTGCTCTCCGCGCACCACCTCGCGCTGCCCACGCTCGCCGCCTCCGCGCTCTTCCTGCTCCACTCCCTCGCCCCGTTCGCGTTCGCGCCGCTCGCcgccccgcccccgccgccgctgctcgacctcctcctcgccgcgGCCTTCGGGCAGGAGCTCCTGCTCTTCGCGCACCGCCGcccctccaccgccgccggcATCGAGAACCGCTACTTCGACCTCTTCCTCGTCCCCGTCGCCGTCTGCCTCGGCGCCACCCTGCTCGCCGCGCACCGCCCGggggccgcgccgccccgcctcgcccgCGCCGCGGGCCTCGCCCTGCAGGGCACCTGGATGCTGCAGATGGGCTTCTCCTTCTTCACCGACGCCATCGCCGCCGGCTGCGCGCTCCACGCGCAGAGCCGAGCGGACTACACCATCAAGTGCCGCACCCACGAGGACTACCACCGCGCGCGCTCCGTCGCCACGCTGCAGTTCAACGGCCACCTCGCGCTGCTCGTGCTCGCCGGGGCGGCCACGTACGCTACTGTCATCGCCAGAGGGAACGGCAGCCCACCGAGCGGCTACAGGATGCTGGACAAGGAGGTCCAGATGGAGGGCATGCCATTAACATCTCAGTTCACCCTGGATTCGGATGAGGAGAAGGAAGATGAAGGGATCACAACCGCAGAGCCACAGGTGGCGAATGGGGTGAACTCACATCAGCAGATCTCCGTGCAGACACCTGATGATCCCAAGTGA
- the LOC109746226 gene encoding metalloendoproteinase 2-MMP gives MASIRSVSPLLAPLAAAATVLAVLMSAPVSARSLPEGLPDIKPLLSNPWSAFQNLSGCQFGDQRQGLARLKDYLSRFGYLPAPPAKFNDMFDADMESAIRTYQHNFGLEATGQLDASTVAKMMSPRCGVADIINGTSAMGKTTVHGRNLYSYFPGSPSWPRSKKSLRYAITAATETTIDRATLSKVFASAFARWSAATTLNFTETASASDADITIGFHSGDHGDGEAFDGPLGTLAHAFSPTDGRFHLDASEAWVAGGDVSRASLDAAVDLESVAVHEIGHLLGLGHSSVEGAIMYPTITSRTQKVELAKDDVDGIQSLYGGNPNFKGVTPPATSSEETHSAAPRALSGPWSGLAGAAALALALSC, from the coding sequence ATGGCGAGCATCAGAAGTGTCTCCCCTCTCCTCGCTCCGCTCGCCGCCGCGGCCACGGTGCTCGCCGTGTTGATGTCTGCGCCGGTGTCCGCCAGGAGCTTGCCGGAGGGCCTCCCGGACATCAAGCCGCTGCTGTCCAACCCGTGGTCGGCGTTCCAGAACCTGTCCGGCTGCCAGTTCGGGGACCAGCGGCAGGGGCTCGCGAGGCTCAAGGACTACCTCAGCCGCTTCGGCTacctccccgcgccgccggccaAGTTCAACGACATGTTCGACGCCGACATGGAGTCCGCCATCCGGACCTACCAGCACAACTTCGGCCTCGAGGCCACGGGCCAGCTGGACGCGTCCACCGTCGCCAAGATGATGTCCCCGCGCTGCGGCGTCGCCGACATCATCAACGGCACCTCCGCCATGGGCAAGACGACGGTCCACGGCCGGAACCTCTACTCCTACTTCCCGGGGTCCCCCTCGTGGCCGCGCTCCAAGAAGAGCCTCCGGTACGCCATCACGGCGGCCACCGAGACGACCATCGACCGGGCCACGCTGAGCAAGGTGTTCGCCAGCGCCTTCGCACGCTGGTCGGCGGCCACCACGCTCAACTTCACCGAGACGGCGTCGGCGTCCGACGCCGACATCACCATCGGGTTCCACTCGGGCGaccacggcgacggcgaggccttCGACGGGCCGCTGGGCACGTTGGCGCACGCCTTCTCGCCCACCGACGGCCGGTTCCACCTGGACGCGTCGGAGGCCTGGGTGGCCGGCGGCGACGTGTCGCGCGCCTCGCTGGACGCCGCCGTCGACCTGGAGTCGGTGGCCGTGCACGAGATCGGCCACCTGCTGGGGCTCGGCCACTCGTCGGTGGAGGGCGCCATCATGTACCCGACCATCACGTCGCGCACGCAGAAGGTGGAGCTGGCCAAAGACGACGTCGACGGCATCCAGAGCCTCTACGGCGGCAACCCCAACTTCAAGGGCGTCACGCCGCCGGCCACCAGCAGCGAGGAGACCCACAGCGCCGCCCCGCGCGCGCTCTCCGGCCCGTGGAGCGGCCTGGCCGGGGCGGCTGCGCTCGCACTAGCCTTGTCGTGCTAG